A region of Micrococcales bacterium DNA encodes the following proteins:
- the smpB gene encoding SsrA-binding protein SmpB → MSAAKPGAERSITVNRKARHEYHLDQEIEAGLVLMGTEVKALRMGRASLSDGWVSLERGEAWLEGVHIPEYLSGSWTNHSPRRKRKLLLHKDEIKKLEQRTREKGVTVVPLRLYFSGSRAKVTIAVAHGKREWDKRQELRRRQDDMEARKAMRHRANL, encoded by the coding sequence ATGAGCGCGGCCAAACCCGGAGCCGAACGGTCGATCACCGTCAACCGCAAGGCCCGGCATGAATACCACCTTGACCAGGAGATTGAAGCTGGACTGGTGCTAATGGGGACCGAGGTTAAGGCTCTGCGCATGGGTCGGGCCTCGCTTAGCGATGGTTGGGTCTCTTTGGAGCGCGGCGAGGCCTGGCTTGAAGGTGTCCACATCCCCGAATACCTGTCCGGATCCTGGACCAATCACAGCCCAAGGCGCAAGCGCAAACTGCTGCTGCACAAAGACGAGATCAAGAAGCTGGAACAAAGGACCCGCGAAAAGGGCGTCACGGTGGTGCCCCTGCGGCTCTATTTCAGCGGCAGCCGGGCTAAGGTCACAATTGCCGTGGCCCACGGCAAACGCGAATGGGACAAGCGCCAGGAATTGCGCCGCCGCCAAGATGACATGGAAGCGCGCAAGGCCATGCGCCACCGCGCCAACCTCTGA